A region of Thermobifida halotolerans DNA encodes the following proteins:
- a CDS encoding DUF6879 family protein — protein MSWFHTSVFRLETLDAYVAGNEREPYRRFLAGLPQDLGWRRPWQRLVRDIRTSGRGIGRVHIVPDELTDYLKFELTCAYPSSVDAGEDVRILSRATADSLGLPDGEDYWLFDDERSALLHYDDDGEFLGVEFADPARAAQHADWRRTAQTAAIPLDDYLKTVGLSAER, from the coding sequence CTGTCCTGGTTCCACACCTCGGTGTTCCGCCTGGAAACCCTCGACGCCTATGTGGCCGGCAACGAACGCGAACCCTACCGCCGTTTCCTGGCGGGTCTCCCCCAGGACCTGGGGTGGCGGCGCCCCTGGCAGCGACTGGTCCGCGACATCCGAACCAGCGGACGCGGCATAGGCCGCGTCCACATCGTCCCCGACGAACTGACCGACTACCTGAAGTTCGAACTCACCTGCGCCTACCCCTCCAGCGTCGACGCCGGAGAGGACGTACGCATCCTCAGCAGGGCAACCGCCGACTCGCTGGGCCTGCCCGACGGGGAGGACTACTGGCTGTTCGACGACGAACGCTCGGCACTGCTCCACTACGACGACGACGGCGAGTTCCTCGGCGTCGAGTTCGCCGATCCAGCTCGCGCCGCCCAGCACGCCGACTGGCGGCGCACCGCCCAGACCGCCGCGATCCCCCTGGACGACTACCTCAAAACCGTTGGCCTGTCAGCCGAACGCTGA
- a CDS encoding response regulator transcription factor — MSNPDRPVSPAVLIVDDHELFSAAVETMLRSRGINAVRAPSLEPQEVLALATETQPSLVLLDLDLGTDASGRPMDGVTLARDLTHDGWQVLLVTGSTERPRIAEAIAAGAAAWLSKAVPFDELIYAILDGFAGRPMMDPRERQRLLSEHRALQSQQRSAKQMFNQLTKRERQVLAALVEGKRAKVIAEESYVSIATVRSQIRSILAKLNVKSQLEAVALAKSLGE; from the coding sequence ATGTCGAACCCTGACCGCCCGGTTTCCCCCGCCGTACTCATCGTCGACGACCACGAACTGTTCAGCGCCGCGGTCGAGACGATGCTGCGCAGCCGGGGCATCAACGCGGTGCGCGCCCCTTCCCTGGAGCCGCAGGAAGTGCTCGCTCTGGCCACCGAGACCCAGCCGTCGCTGGTCCTGCTCGACCTTGACCTGGGAACCGACGCCTCCGGGCGTCCGATGGACGGGGTGACGCTGGCCCGGGACCTGACCCACGACGGCTGGCAGGTACTGCTCGTGACCGGAAGCACCGAGCGGCCGCGGATCGCCGAGGCGATCGCCGCCGGAGCCGCGGCCTGGCTGTCCAAGGCGGTGCCCTTCGACGAGCTGATCTACGCCATCCTGGACGGTTTCGCGGGCCGCCCGATGATGGACCCCAGGGAACGGCAGCGCCTCCTCTCCGAACACCGCGCCCTCCAGTCGCAGCAGCGCTCCGCCAAGCAGATGTTCAACCAGTTGACCAAGCGGGAGCGTCAGGTGCTCGCCGCCCTGGTCGAGGGCAAACGCGCCAAGGTGATCGCCGAGGAGTCGTACGTCTCGATCGCCACGGTCCGCTCGCAGATCCGGTCGATCCTGGCCAAGCTCAACGTGAAGTCGCAGCTTGAGGCGGTCGCGCTGGCCAAGTCACTGGGCGAGTGA
- the tenA gene encoding thiaminase II → MGVLPVAADETGFTADLGRRHSDLFEAFYQHPFLKGMREGTLAKEQVLHYVGQDHQYLTAYVRCYGLGLALSPDREWMRFFHDSAAFILGEESRAHEALCEYAGVSYEEAQVDRLAPSAQAYINHMTAAGHDTLGVLLAALLPCPWTYLWAARRFTEETPLAADHPFHGWWDFYVERSMTEKLLTLRSRLDVLAAEAGPAERERIERAFVASCHYEVRFWEMAWSLEDWTPPNGT, encoded by the coding sequence GTGGGCGTACTTCCTGTTGCCGCCGATGAGACCGGCTTCACCGCCGACCTGGGGCGTCGGCACTCGGACCTGTTCGAAGCCTTCTACCAGCATCCCTTCCTCAAGGGCATGCGCGAGGGAACCCTGGCCAAGGAGCAGGTGCTGCACTACGTCGGTCAGGACCACCAGTACCTGACCGCCTACGTCCGCTGCTACGGCCTGGGACTGGCGCTGTCGCCCGACCGGGAGTGGATGCGGTTCTTCCACGACAGCGCCGCCTTCATCCTCGGTGAGGAGAGCCGGGCACACGAGGCGCTGTGCGAGTACGCGGGCGTCTCCTACGAGGAGGCGCAGGTCGACCGGCTCGCTCCCAGCGCGCAGGCCTACATCAACCACATGACGGCGGCGGGGCACGACACGCTCGGCGTGCTGCTGGCCGCGCTGCTGCCGTGCCCGTGGACCTACCTGTGGGCGGCGAGGCGTTTCACCGAGGAGACTCCTCTCGCCGCCGACCACCCCTTCCACGGCTGGTGGGACTTCTACGTCGAGCGTTCCATGACGGAGAAGCTCCTCACGCTGCGTTCCCGGCTGGACGTGCTGGCCGCCGAGGCCGGTCCCGCCGAGCGGGAGCGGATCGAGCGTGCGTTCGTGGCCAGCTGCCACTACGAGGTGCGGTTCTGGGAGATGGCGTGGTCCCTGGAGGACTGGACTCCTCCGAACGGGACCTGA
- a CDS encoding signal peptidase I, whose amino-acid sequence MILRVLSALFRVVVTVLVLAALAVVFSVSVLPRVTGAQALIVLSGSMEPALPVGSVAIAGPVDPTEIEVGDVITFTHSAPAQTDVTDARSVPLVTHRVIGIEETADGRLFHTRGDANTVPDDPPVPAADVRGRLWYHIPYFGYAQQALVQGPTLVFVLAGLLLVFGVWLLSVALSDDESSEKKERRATTHHTTEDGDASR is encoded by the coding sequence GTGATTCTGCGCGTTCTCTCCGCGCTGTTCCGGGTCGTGGTGACGGTCCTCGTGCTCGCCGCGCTGGCGGTCGTCTTCTCGGTCTCGGTGCTGCCGCGCGTCACCGGGGCCCAGGCCCTGATCGTGCTCAGCGGAAGCATGGAGCCCGCGCTCCCGGTCGGTTCGGTCGCGATCGCCGGTCCTGTCGATCCCACCGAGATCGAGGTGGGCGACGTCATCACGTTCACCCACAGCGCCCCCGCCCAGACGGATGTCACCGACGCCCGGTCCGTCCCCCTGGTGACCCACCGGGTCATCGGCATCGAGGAGACCGCCGACGGTCGACTCTTCCACACCCGGGGCGACGCCAACACGGTCCCCGACGACCCCCCGGTGCCCGCCGCCGACGTCCGGGGGAGGCTGTGGTACCACATCCCCTACTTCGGCTACGCCCAGCAGGCCCTGGTCCAGGGACCGACGCTCGTGTTCGTTCTGGCCGGTCTGCTCCTCGTCTTCGGCGTCTGGCTGCTCAGCGTGGCCCTCAGCGACGACGAGTCGTCCGAGAAGAAGGAACGGCGGGCGACGACGCACCACACGACGGAGGACGGGGACGCGTCCCGATGA
- a CDS encoding sensor histidine kinase — MRRLVMESAVLLALVVGGALLLSSLEIWLPLSSGAMATLAMFAAATAVAAGFAAELVSRLSEQPSLRRIAAAMMLYGMVVIPTTASGLATATVDTIVVATIRHTATLLTIGLLLLAVAPFDRPRPWPVRPLRTPATGLRGLLIAVVCSFAAGVAAAAFPETAYSMIRSPVLLYGTALLWLNVGLATLVTGVLQRRRVLVWLGFGQLSVVMGHAPRFWNGDPLLYSPLMVPGVRALGTTLILLAVLQIAYRTYQRFQLDRERLAEAEAEAVEARQRLSTQAHELRNALAGVDGAAQLLTMDDPEGRIDRAALSAALSAELNRMRAMLSPRSEQARRESTRLRPLLEQMVLIRRGNGTRIDLTVESDPVVAVPQDVIAQVVTNILANCERHAPGAHVWVEAHLLGDTVRVRVQDDGPGIPPGQEREVMRRGVKGSGSVGEGIGLAVCRELVVEHGGRLRLAPSRPDRPGCVVLIDLPVKSRSAQEPEPGRRGHRGASARGSGRSSEPSTTSTTSIGSGNVEP, encoded by the coding sequence GTGCGCAGACTCGTTATGGAATCGGCCGTTCTGCTGGCCCTGGTGGTCGGCGGCGCGCTTCTGCTGTCCTCCCTGGAGATCTGGCTCCCCCTGAGCTCGGGAGCGATGGCGACCCTGGCGATGTTCGCGGCGGCCACCGCGGTCGCGGCGGGCTTCGCCGCCGAACTCGTCTCACGGTTGTCGGAGCAGCCCTCCCTGCGTCGGATCGCGGCCGCCATGATGCTCTACGGGATGGTCGTCATCCCGACCACGGCCTCGGGCCTGGCCACGGCGACCGTGGACACCATCGTGGTCGCCACGATCCGGCACACCGCGACACTGCTGACGATCGGTCTGCTGCTGCTCGCGGTGGCCCCCTTCGACCGCCCCCGCCCCTGGCCGGTGCGGCCGCTGCGCACCCCGGCGACCGGTCTGCGCGGGCTGCTCATAGCGGTGGTGTGCTCCTTCGCGGCGGGAGTCGCCGCCGCGGCGTTTCCCGAGACCGCCTACTCGATGATCCGCTCGCCCGTGCTGCTCTACGGCACCGCGCTGCTGTGGTTGAACGTCGGCCTGGCGACCCTGGTGACGGGGGTCCTGCAGCGTCGGCGCGTGCTGGTGTGGCTCGGTTTCGGACAGCTCTCCGTCGTCATGGGGCACGCGCCCCGGTTCTGGAACGGCGATCCGCTGCTGTACTCGCCCCTGATGGTCCCCGGCGTCCGGGCCCTGGGAACAACCCTGATCCTGCTGGCCGTGCTCCAGATCGCCTACCGGACCTACCAGCGGTTCCAGCTCGATCGGGAACGGCTCGCCGAGGCGGAGGCCGAGGCCGTGGAGGCTCGGCAGCGGCTGTCGACGCAGGCGCACGAGCTCCGCAACGCCCTGGCCGGTGTGGACGGGGCCGCGCAACTGCTCACCATGGACGATCCGGAGGGGAGGATCGACCGTGCCGCGCTGAGCGCCGCGCTGTCCGCGGAGCTGAACCGGATGCGGGCGATGCTGTCCCCGCGGTCGGAGCAGGCCCGCCGGGAAAGCACCCGGCTCAGGCCGCTGCTGGAGCAGATGGTGCTGATCCGGCGCGGCAACGGCACCCGGATCGACCTCACGGTCGAAAGCGACCCCGTCGTCGCCGTGCCCCAGGACGTCATCGCGCAGGTGGTCACCAACATCCTCGCGAACTGCGAACGGCACGCCCCCGGGGCGCACGTGTGGGTGGAGGCCCACCTGCTCGGTGACACGGTCCGGGTGCGGGTCCAGGACGACGGTCCGGGCATTCCTCCCGGTCAGGAGCGTGAGGTGATGCGCCGCGGGGTCAAGGGCAGCGGCTCGGTCGGGGAGGGCATCGGTCTGGCCGTGTGCCGGGAGCTGGTCGTCGAGCACGGGGGACGGCTGCGCCTGGCCCCCAGCCGCCCGGACCGCCCTGGCTGTGTCGTCCTTATCGATCTGCCCGTAAAGTCACGTTCAGCGCAGGAGCCCGAGCCGGGTCGACGCGGCCATCGCGGTGCTTCGGCCCGCGGGTCCGGACGTTCCTCCGAGCCGTCCACCACGTCCACCACGAGTATCGGGAGCGGCAATGTCGAACCCTGA
- a CDS encoding pyridoxamine 5'-phosphate oxidase family protein: MNVEGHNAVATDTAGLEVLAREECLRLLSQAPIGRIVFTDQALPAVQPVNFAMLGTDIIIRTSPGSKLAQATQDTVVAFEVDDYDVTERTGWSVMVIGLGRAVDDPAERAVLEALPLNPWAPGSRSHYIRIVTDIVTGRRIPTRR; the protein is encoded by the coding sequence ATGAACGTGGAGGGGCACAACGCGGTCGCCACCGACACGGCCGGGTTGGAGGTGCTCGCACGGGAGGAGTGCCTGCGGCTGCTGTCCCAGGCCCCGATCGGACGCATCGTCTTCACCGACCAGGCGCTCCCCGCCGTCCAGCCGGTCAACTTCGCCATGCTGGGAACGGACATCATCATCCGCACGTCGCCCGGGTCCAAGCTCGCGCAGGCCACCCAGGACACGGTGGTCGCGTTCGAGGTGGACGACTACGACGTGACGGAACGCACCGGCTGGTCGGTCATGGTGATCGGTCTCGGCCGGGCGGTCGACGACCCCGCGGAGCGGGCGGTGCTGGAGGCGCTGCCGCTGAACCCCTGGGCGCCGGGGTCCCGTTCGCACTACATCCGCATCGTGACCGACATCGTCACCGGGCGGCGCATCCCGACGAGGCGCTGA
- a CDS encoding DUF397 domain-containing protein produces the protein MPGAPITDHLFTDADFRKSDRSGDFGCVEAAITHHTPDTIGLRDSVHPRQTVLGFPPAEWTAFTAGLDEL, from the coding sequence ATCCCTGGAGCGCCCATAACCGACCACCTGTTCACCGACGCCGACTTCCGCAAGTCCGACCGCAGCGGCGACTTCGGCTGCGTCGAAGCCGCCATCACCCACCACACCCCCGACACCATCGGCCTGCGCGACTCCGTGCATCCCCGACAGACCGTCCTCGGCTTTCCCCCTGCGGAGTGGACCGCCTTCACCGCAGGACTCGACGAACTCTGA
- a CDS encoding NAD-dependent succinate-semialdehyde dehydrogenase, giving the protein MTTTEREARIVEQVPKQLCVGGHWRDARSGATFKVEDPSTGAVLCEVADAGQADGMDALEMAADAQSSWAAHPPRERGEILRRAYELLMNRQDDLALLMTLEMGKPVAESRAEIAYAADFFRWFAEEAVRIGGGYSVSPNGQTRFLVMRQAVGPSLLITPWNFPMAMGTRKIGPAVAAGCTMILKPAQQTPLSALALAEILREAGLPDGVLSVLTTTDAGGLTGPLLGDGRLRKLSFTGSTQVGRTLIRQSADQVLRTSMELGGNAPFIVFDDADLDAAVDGAMLAKMRNTGEACTAANRMYVQAGMAEEFAGRLSERMAALRVGRGTEAEVDVGPLIDEKTRSKVQGLVDDAVDRGARVLVGGEQEDGAGYFYRPTVLADVPKDSEVSRTEIFGPVAPVIPFETEEEVLAEANNTEFGLVSYVFTQNLGRALRVSEALETGMVGLNQGIVSNPAAPFGGVKQSGLGREGGTVGIDEYLETKYVGIAGL; this is encoded by the coding sequence ATGACCACGACAGAGCGCGAGGCGCGGATCGTCGAGCAGGTACCCAAGCAGCTGTGTGTGGGCGGACACTGGCGGGACGCCCGGTCCGGAGCGACGTTCAAGGTGGAGGACCCCTCGACCGGGGCGGTGCTGTGCGAGGTGGCCGACGCCGGGCAGGCCGACGGGATGGACGCGTTGGAGATGGCGGCCGACGCGCAGTCCTCCTGGGCCGCTCACCCGCCCCGGGAGCGCGGAGAGATCCTGCGGCGCGCCTACGAGTTGCTGATGAACCGCCAGGACGATCTGGCGCTGCTCATGACCCTGGAGATGGGCAAGCCGGTGGCCGAGTCCAGGGCGGAGATCGCCTACGCCGCCGACTTCTTCCGCTGGTTCGCCGAGGAGGCGGTGCGGATCGGGGGCGGCTACTCCGTCTCCCCGAACGGGCAGACCCGTTTCCTCGTCATGCGTCAGGCGGTGGGGCCGTCGCTGCTGATCACGCCGTGGAACTTCCCCATGGCGATGGGCACCCGCAAGATCGGTCCGGCGGTGGCGGCGGGCTGCACCATGATCCTCAAGCCCGCCCAGCAGACCCCGCTGTCGGCTCTGGCGCTCGCCGAGATCCTGCGGGAGGCCGGGCTGCCCGACGGGGTGCTCAGCGTGCTGACCACCACCGACGCGGGCGGGCTGACCGGGCCGCTGCTGGGCGACGGCCGCCTGCGCAAACTGTCGTTCACCGGGTCCACCCAGGTGGGGCGCACTCTCATCAGGCAGAGCGCCGACCAGGTGCTGCGCACCTCCATGGAACTGGGGGGCAACGCCCCGTTCATCGTCTTCGACGACGCCGACCTGGACGCCGCCGTGGACGGGGCGATGCTGGCGAAGATGCGCAACACCGGTGAGGCGTGCACCGCGGCCAACCGGATGTACGTGCAGGCCGGGATGGCCGAGGAGTTCGCGGGCCGCCTCAGCGAACGCATGGCCGCGCTGCGGGTCGGCCGCGGCACCGAGGCCGAGGTGGATGTGGGACCGCTGATCGACGAGAAGACCCGCTCCAAGGTGCAGGGGCTCGTCGACGACGCGGTGGACCGCGGTGCGCGGGTGCTGGTCGGTGGGGAACAGGAGGACGGCGCGGGCTACTTCTACCGGCCCACCGTGCTCGCCGACGTTCCCAAGGACAGTGAGGTGTCACGCACCGAGATCTTCGGCCCGGTCGCGCCGGTCATCCCCTTCGAGACCGAGGAGGAGGTCTTGGCCGAGGCCAACAACACCGAGTTCGGTCTGGTCAGTTACGTGTTCACGCAGAACCTGGGGCGGGCGCTGCGGGTGTCGGAGGCGTTGGAGACCGGAATGGTCGGACTCAACCAGGGGATCGTGTCGAACCCGGCGGCCCCGTTCGGGGGAGTCAAGCAGTCCGGGCTGGGACGCGAGGGCGGAACCGTCGGCATCGACGAGTACCTGGAGACCAAGTACGTCGGCATCGCCGGACTGTGA
- a CDS encoding LCP family protein, translating into MSDDAPTPADSSPDAPPRPRRRGKRRVVLWTSLVVVVALSACLGTAYAYYRSLRANMVQHDLATVLPEEERPPKIGDAVNILFIGSDGREGGNAAYGGRDFVGERSDSLLLAHISPGNGVTVVSFPRDSLVQLPQCNPYGETEGTHGYYGMINAALFHGGPPCVVRTIESLTGIRVDHFVHLSFVGFREMVDAIGGVEMCIPEPMHDERAKLDLEAGNQLLDGEDALAFVRARYEIGDGGDLGRIDRQQMFLGALASQVLSRDVLGDPGRLNALLTSVTQYTATDSELTLDTMLSIGFTMSDARPKDITFYTVPSWPAPWDPNRVVWNEEKAERLFRAIQEDKRVDDALLETGRPQADSSPSASLTPSYPAEPSTEPEPTPSATPADAIEGRDATANPCVNGLGLGTEDTGA; encoded by the coding sequence ATGTCCGACGACGCCCCCACGCCCGCAGACTCCTCCCCAGACGCCCCGCCGCGCCCGCGCCGCCGCGGCAAGCGGCGGGTGGTGCTGTGGACCTCCCTGGTAGTGGTCGTGGCCCTGTCCGCCTGCCTCGGCACGGCCTACGCCTACTACCGGTCACTGCGCGCGAACATGGTCCAGCACGACCTCGCCACCGTCCTCCCCGAGGAGGAGCGGCCGCCCAAGATCGGCGACGCCGTCAACATCCTCTTCATCGGCTCCGACGGCCGGGAGGGCGGCAACGCGGCCTACGGCGGCCGGGACTTCGTCGGCGAACGCTCCGACTCGCTGCTGCTGGCGCACATCTCCCCCGGCAACGGGGTCACCGTCGTCAGCTTCCCCCGCGACTCGCTGGTGCAACTGCCCCAGTGCAACCCGTACGGAGAGACCGAGGGAACCCACGGCTACTACGGCATGATCAACGCCGCACTGTTCCACGGCGGACCGCCCTGCGTGGTCAGGACGATCGAGTCGCTGACCGGGATCCGCGTCGACCACTTCGTGCACCTGAGCTTCGTGGGTTTCCGGGAGATGGTGGACGCGATCGGCGGCGTGGAGATGTGCATTCCCGAACCGATGCACGACGAACGCGCCAAACTCGACCTGGAGGCGGGAAACCAACTGCTGGACGGCGAGGACGCGCTCGCCTTCGTGCGTGCCCGCTACGAGATCGGCGACGGCGGCGACCTGGGCCGTATCGACCGCCAGCAGATGTTCCTCGGCGCACTGGCCTCACAGGTGCTCAGCAGGGACGTCCTGGGCGACCCCGGCAGGCTGAACGCGCTGCTCACCTCGGTCACCCAGTACACCGCGACCGACTCGGAACTGACCCTGGACACCATGCTGTCGATCGGGTTCACCATGTCCGACGCCAGACCGAAGGACATCACCTTCTACACGGTGCCGTCCTGGCCCGCCCCCTGGGACCCCAACCGGGTGGTCTGGAACGAGGAGAAGGCCGAGCGGCTGTTCCGCGCCATCCAGGAGGACAAACGGGTGGACGACGCCCTGCTGGAGACCGGACGGCCGCAGGCCGATTCCAGCCCGTCGGCCAGTCTCACCCCGTCCTACCCGGCGGAGCCCTCCACCGAGCCGGAGCCGACCCCGTCCGCGACCCCCGCCGACGCGATCGAGGGACGCGACGCGACCGCGAACCCGTGCGTCAACGGCCTCGGCCTGGGCACGGAGGACACGGGCGCCTAG
- a CDS encoding TasA family protein produces the protein MAENAHHGGNAAGWASLDMEPRHIPLTVPLCRRDSDEDGNGTVRRTASVTRRTLGATAFRLALRTSPSFADNGVKGRAVVATGMNKSKRLVAGLGAAAVIGAAVAITGGTYAYFTDSAQTAEQSIEAGDLEVRVDQSGHGVSNKPVEVTNAAPGDVYVEDLTFPFIGQKWYRMKVTNTGSIDGEINSLEIVDLAGSDPNLADRLQIRAVVRQLDFEPGSFGNPGFEPLDSGRLDNLPGIKLVPAGSSVYVYFQIEWPNGSPEEDNPYMNATTSFKFQVNLDQFNQGN, from the coding sequence GTGGCGGAGAACGCGCACCACGGCGGCAACGCCGCTGGATGGGCGTCTCTGGACATGGAGCCGCGTCACATCCCCCTGACGGTCCCGCTCTGTCGACGCGACAGCGACGAAGACGGCAACGGGACGGTTCGGCGTACGGCTTCCGTCACCCGGCGCACCCTCGGGGCCACCGCCTTCCGGCTCGCCCTGCGAACCTCCCCCAGCTTCGCCGACAACGGCGTGAAAGGAAGGGCCGTCGTGGCCACCGGGATGAACAAGAGCAAAAGACTCGTTGCGGGCTTGGGTGCGGCGGCGGTGATCGGCGCCGCGGTGGCGATCACCGGCGGCACCTACGCCTACTTCACCGACAGCGCGCAGACCGCCGAGCAGTCGATCGAGGCCGGTGACCTGGAGGTGCGCGTCGACCAGTCCGGCCACGGTGTGTCGAACAAGCCGGTGGAGGTCACCAACGCCGCCCCGGGCGACGTCTACGTCGAGGACCTGACCTTCCCCTTCATCGGTCAGAAGTGGTACCGCATGAAGGTCACCAACACCGGCAGCATCGACGGCGAGATCAACTCCCTGGAGATCGTCGACCTGGCCGGCAGCGACCCGAACCTGGCCGACCGGTTGCAGATCCGCGCCGTCGTCAGGCAGCTCGACTTCGAGCCCGGCTCGTTCGGCAACCCCGGTTTCGAGCCGCTGGACAGCGGCAGGCTGGACAACCTGCCCGGCATCAAGCTCGTGCCCGCGGGCAGCTCCGTCTACGTCTACTTCCAGATCGAGTGGCCCAACGGCAGTCCCGAAGAGGACAACCCGTACATGAACGCGACCACCTCCTTCAAGTTCCAGGTGAACCTGGACCAGTTCAACCAGGGGAACTAG
- a CDS encoding response regulator — protein sequence MPQASTPDPIRVFLVDDHEVVRRGVASLLEDEGDLRVVGEAGTAERALHRIPVVRPDVAVLDVRLPDGSGVEVCREIRSGHPEIACLMLTSFADDEALFEAVMAGAAGYVLKQIHGSDLVGAVRTVAAGGSLLDPRSTGRMLERLRENSGRPDPLAVLTPQERQILDLIGEGLTNRQIGERLFLAEKTVKNYVSSLLGKLDLKRRTQAAVLVAQLRAKNEI from the coding sequence ATGCCGCAGGCGAGCACGCCTGACCCGATCAGGGTGTTTCTGGTCGACGACCACGAGGTGGTGCGCAGAGGCGTCGCCTCGCTGCTGGAGGACGAGGGCGACCTGCGGGTGGTCGGCGAGGCCGGTACCGCGGAGCGGGCGCTGCACCGGATTCCCGTGGTCAGGCCGGACGTGGCGGTGCTCGACGTGCGGCTGCCCGACGGTTCCGGGGTCGAGGTGTGCCGCGAGATCCGGTCCGGTCACCCCGAGATCGCCTGCCTGATGCTCACCTCCTTCGCCGACGACGAGGCGCTGTTCGAAGCGGTCATGGCGGGCGCCGCCGGATACGTGCTCAAGCAGATCCACGGATCCGACCTGGTCGGAGCGGTGCGCACGGTCGCGGCGGGCGGTTCGCTGCTCGATCCGCGAAGCACCGGACGCATGCTGGAGCGGCTGCGTGAGAACAGCGGCAGGCCCGACCCGCTCGCCGTGCTCACCCCGCAGGAACGGCAGATCCTCGACCTCATCGGGGAGGGCCTGACCAACCGGCAGATCGGGGAGCGGCTCTTCCTCGCGGAGAAGACCGTGAAGAACTACGTCTCCAGCCTCCTGGGGAAGCTCGACCTCAAGCGTCGCACCCAGGCGGCGGTGCTCGTCGCGCAGTTGCGGGCGAAGAACGAGATCTGA